CCAGCAGACCACCCTGATGGGCATGATCCGGCCGACGGGCAATCAGCACGCGGCCGGATCGTTCGATCACCCCGACGGCAACATGAACAACCTTACTGGTCATGCTTCGAGGCCACTCAGGTGCGATATTCGGCGTTGATGGTCACGTAGTCGTGGGAAAAATCACAGGTCCACACGGTTTCGCGAACATTACCGCGTTTGAGGTCAATCGCGATGGTAATCTCCTCCCCGTTCATGACGGCCTGGCCCCGGGCTTCCGAATAATCCTCTGCCCGCCCGCCGTTGCGCACGAGGCAGACATCGCCGAGGTAAATTTCCAGGGCTTCCAGATCGAGGTTCTCGACGCCGGCCCGCCCCACGGCCGCCAGAATGCGCCCCCAGTTCGGATCCGAAGCAAAGAGCGCGGTCTTGACCAGTGGTGAGTGGGCGACCGTGTAAGCCACATCGAGTGCCTCCTGCTGAGACGCTGCGCCGGTCACGTCGATGGTGACAAACTTGGTAGCCCCTTCTCCGTCGCGGACTATGGCATGGGCCAACTCCAGGTAGACGGACTCGAGCGCCTCCCGCAGCTTTGGCAACTGGGGGCTGTCTGGCGTGATTTCCGGGCCGCTGTACTGGCCGGTTGCCACCAGCATACAGGCGTCATTGGTGGAGGTGTCGCCATCAATGGTAATGCGATTGAACGACTTTTCGCCCAGCTCCGAGGCCAGGGTCTGGAGCAGCTCGGGGGCAATGCGCGCGTCGGTGGCAATAAAGCCCAGCATGGTTGCCATGTTCGGGCGTATCATCCCGGCACCCTTGCTGATCCCGGAAATGGTAACCGTGTGATCTCCCAGGGCCACCTTGCGAGTAGCACCCTTGGGGCGGGTATCGGTGGTCATGATTCCCCGCGCCGCCTCTGCCCAGCGGTCTTCCCGGGGATCGGCCAGAGCCTCGGGCAGGGCCGAGACAATCTTCTGTACCGGCAGCGGCTCGCCAATCACGCCGGTGGAAAACGGCAGGATCTCCACGTCCCGCACGCCCGCAGAATTTGCCAGCGCCTGGCAACAGGCCTCGGCGTCACGCAGGCCACGGGCGCCGGTTCCGGCGTTGGCGTTACCGGTATTGATCAACAGGTATCTGGGCGCGGCTTCTGCCAGGTGCCGGCGACTGAGCGTAACCGGCGCCGCGCAGAACTGATTCTTCGTGAAGATACCGGCCACCCGGCTGCTCGGCGCAAGCTCGAATACCACCACATCCTTGCGCCCAGGCCTCTTGATCCCGGCGCTGGCTATACCAAGCCGGAGACCGGCCACCGGATGAAACTCGGGTAAGGTTTCCGGACCTACCGCCATTGTGCCACTCCTCTTTTGCAAAAACGGAATCCACCAAGCCAGAACGGAAAAACCCGCAGCCCACCAACGTTCGTCGGCAGAGTGCGGGTTCCGGATTCTGGCTCAGTGTTGTGTATCAGCTGACCTTGCCACAGCACTGCTTGTACTTTTTCCCGGACCCGCAGGGACAGGGCTCGTTGCGCCCCACCTTGCGCTCCTGACGCACAAAGGTTTCCGGCGTCGACTGACGCCCGCCTTCGGCCTCACCCTCACCCTGGCTCTGGGCCGCGGCGCTGGTTTCATCGTGACGCAGACGGGCACGGGCAAGCTCCTGCTCAAGCTCCTGCTTGCGCCGGCGCTCCACTTCTTCCATTTCTTCGCGGCTCTGGACACGGACATGACAGAGAACGCGGGTGACGTCGCGCTTCATGGTCTCAAGCATGTCCTCGAACAGGTTGAAGGCTTCGCGCTTGTATTCCTGCTTCGGGTTCTTCTGGGCATAGCCACGCAGATGGATACCGCGACGCAGATGGTCCATGTTGGACAGGTGCTCTTTCCAGAGCGTATCCAGCACCTGCAGGAACACCTGCTTCTCGAACTTGCGCATGGCCTCGGAACCGGCAATGGCTTCCTTGGCCTCGTAGGCAGCGACGATCTCGTCGAGGATCTTCTGACGCAAGTTTTCCTCGTACAGCTTGCTGTCTTCCTCCAGCCACTTCTGGATCGGCAGATCGATCGCCATCTCCGACTGCAGCTGGGATTCCAGACCGGCAACGTCCCATTGCTCCGGCATGCTCTGGGGCGGGATATACTCGCTGATCAGTGCGTCTACCACATCCTCCCGGATGGTTTTGACCATCTCGGAAATGTCATCCGAGGACATCACCTCGTTGCGCTGGTCGTAGATCACGGTCCGCTGGTCGTTGGCCACGTCGTCGTATTCCAGCAGGGTTTTCCGCATATCGAAGTTGCGGCCTTCCACCTTGCGCTGGGACTTCTCGATGGCGTTGGTCACCATGCGGTGCTCAATGGCCTCGCCTTTCTTCATACCCATGGCCTGCATAAGGCTCTTGACCCGATCAGGGGCGAAGATGCGCATGAGGTTGTCTTCCAGGGACAGGAAGAAACGGGAGGAGCCAGGGTCGCCCTGGCGGCCTGCCCGGCCGCGAAGCTGGTTATCAATCCGGCGGGACTCATGACGTTCGGTCCCGATAATGTGCAGACCACCGGCCTCAAGCACCTGGTTGTGACGCTCGGTCCACGCCGCCTTCACCCGGGCAACCTCTTCCTCGGTCGGATTGTCCATGGCGGCCACTTCGTGTTCCCAGTTACCGCCAAGCACGATGTCCGTGCCCCGACCCGCCATGTTGGTGGCGATGGTCACGGCGCCCGGCCGTCCAGCCTGGGCGATGATGTGGGCCTCGGACTCGTGCTGTTTGGCGTTCAGGATCTTGTGTTCGATACGGGCCTTCTTGAGCAGCATGGACAGCAGCTCGGAAGCCTCAATGGACGCGGTGCCCACAAGGATAGGCCGCCCCTCGGCAGTTACGTCCTTGATCTCATCGATAATGGCGTGGAATTTCTCTTCCTGGGTGAGATACACCAGATCGTTATAATCGATACGCTGGATGGGCTTGTTCGGCGGGATTACCACCACATCCAGACCGTAGATCTGACGGAACTCGAACGCTTCGGTATCGGCGGTGCCGGTCATGCCAGCCAATTTTTCGTACAGACGGAAGTAGTTCTGGAAGGTGGTGGAGGCGAGAGTCTGGCTTTCCGCCTGGATCCTGACACCCTCCTTTGCCTCGATGGCCTGATGCAGCCCTTCACTCCAGCGACGCCCCGGCATGGTGCGGCCGGTGTGCTCGTCAACGATCACCACCTGCCCGCCCTGGACAATGTAATCAACGTCTTTCTGGAACAGGTGGTGCGCCCGCAACGCCGAGTGTACGTGATGCAGCAGGCTCAGGTTGGCCGCCGAATACAGGCTTTCCCCTTCGTCCAGCAGGCCCTTGTCCAGCAGCAGTTGCTCTACCTTTTCATGGCCGCCTTCGGTCAGTTCGACCTGCCGGGATTTCTCGTCGAGGGTAAAGTCGCCGGTGGGCTCACCCTCTTCCGGAACTTCCCCCTTTTCCAGTTTGGGAATCAGTTCGTTAATCGCCTGATAGAGTTTGGAGCTGTCTTCCGCGGCACCCGAGATAATCAGTGGCGTGCGAGCCTCGTCAATCAGAATCGAATCAACCTCGTCGACGATGGCGTAGTTCAGGCCACGCTGAACCTTGTCTTCGGTGCTGAACGCCATGTTGTCGCGCAGGTAATCAAAGCCGAACTCGTTGTTGGTGCCGTAGGTGATGTCTGCCTGATAAGCGGCGCGCTTTTCTTCGGCAGGCTGCCCCGACGCAACAACACCCACCTGCATACCCAGGAACCGGTACAGCTTGCCCATCCACTCGGCGTCCCGGCGGGCCAGGTAGTCGTTCACGGTAACCACGTGCACACCCTTGCCCGGCAAGGCGTTGAGGTAAACGGCAGCCGTGGCCACCAGGGTCTTGCCCTCACCGGTTTTCATTTCGGCTATGCGGCCTTCGTGCAGTGTAATACCACCGATCAGCTGAACATCGTAATGCCGCATACCCATGACCCGGCGACCGGCCTCTCGCACTGTTGCAAAGGCCTCTGGCAGGAGCGCGTCCAGCGTTTCGCCTTCATCGATGCGGCGACGGAATTCCGCGGTCTTGCCTTGCAACTCGGAGTCGGACAGATTGCCGTACTGTTCCTCAAGCTCATTAACGCGCGAGACAACTTTGCGCATTCTCTTGATTTCACGGGCGTTTTTACTGCCGAACATCTTGGTTGCAAGCTTTGTGAACATAGACCACTGCTTCTTTGATTAAACGGAGGAAGCCGGCATTCTAACCTTATTTTGTAACAGGACAAAAGGCAGGCCGCACACGAGGGAGTTTGTGCCACGAAACCAGCCGGTTTCCTGACAGGAAAACCGGCGTCGGGTCACTGGTTGCGGCAGAAAACCGATTCCAGAGGGAATCGGATCAGCGGCTGGCGCGCTTGATGTAGGTTTCCGGGTTCTCGGATTTGCCGTTCCGGATGACCTCGAAATGAACGTGGGGGCCGGTGGAGCGACCGGTGCTTCCCATCAGGGCAACCACCTGCCCTTTTTGAACCACATCGCCAACGGCGACCTTGACGGTCTTGCAGTGGGCATATCGGGTAATGAGGCCGTCGCCGTGGTCTATTTCAACCAGGTTGCCATAGCCGTATCGCTCACCGGCGTAGGTCACCACACCACCAGCAACCGAAATAATGTCGCTACCTTCTTTTCCAGCCAGATCCACTCCGGCATGCCAGGTGCGCTTGCCGGTGAAGGGATCGGAACGGTAGCCGTATTTCGAAGACAGCCAGCCCCAGGTGATCGGACGCCCCTCAACGTACAGCTCGTCCTCCAGACGCTGGGTCGAGGCCAGTTGATCAAGCAACCGGAGCTGCTGCTCCCGGTCCTCGATCCGCTGTTCCATTTCCTCGATCATGCGGGTCAGCTGTGGAGCGGAATAGGATTCACCCGACAGTGTGTCCTCGGGGCCACCAACGGCCGCCGGCTGATCAAAATCGAATTCGTCACTGGCCACCAGGCCGGACTCGACGAACCGCTGACCGAGGGCATCTAGCCGCAACAGACGACCCTGGATTTCACCCAGCCTCAGGGTCAAAGCGTCCACTTGCTGCTGGACGTTTTCCCGGAGACGCGCAAGGTCGGCTTTCTGCTCAGACAGGCGCAACTGCCAGTCGGCCACCAATTCGGACTCACTGGGCTGTTCGGCAGTGGCCTGCTGGACCGCAACCTGATATCCGGCCCAGCCGGCACCGATCAGCAGAGAAATCACCAGGGCAACAAGAGCACCAGCGCGGGCTCCATTAATCGACAAAACACGAGACTTTCCGTGGTTTTTGCCAACGAGAATAATGTTCATATCATCATCTGATTTCATCGTTGAGCCGCAACCACCTCCTGTAGCGTTGCGCCCCGGAATATTCCGAGTGGGTCTGCCATCCTTTGGCAACAGCTACATACTGAAAAAATTGCAGCGCCCGGTAGACATACTCATTTAGCACAATGTAAAACGAGTCCAGGGCAGGCACTACGCACAAACCGTGCCGAAGTGTAACCAATCGTAATCGGAGCCGTCGAGCAAAAAAGCACCATGAAACGAAAAAGCGATCAGAAAATGACCTTCGACAAGCTCGGCAGAACCCCGGTACTCAGGGATCTGGTGGCCCGGGCGGAGCTTCACCGCCAGGCGGAGCAACAGGTTCTGGCCGCCATACCCGCTGAGCTCGCCGGCGGTGTGCGCTTTGTCAGTTGCACGGATGGCGAGTTGGTGCTGACAGCAGAAACCGCGGGAAAGGCCAGTCAGATTCGCTTCCGCCAGCACGAGATTCTCGAAGCCGTGCGTGAGATTGAGCTGTTCCGGTTTACCTGGAAGCTGAAGGTCAAGGTTGCCCCACCCAGGTTCCGGGAGAAACCCGTTCGTAAAAAAGAGCCCCTGAGTAAAGAAAATGCCCGGCTCCTCAAGGAGGAAGCCGGGCACACGAAGGATAAAGCGTTACGCGAGGTTCTCGAAAAACTCGCGAGCCACGTCCGGGACTGAAGCTTCCTGCTTCAGCCCGCCGCCAGCACGGGTTTCATGTAGGAAATCGGGGCAGTGGCCTCGTCGTCAAAGGTCACCACTTCCCACGCATCCTCTTCTGCCCGGAGCTTGCGCAGCAACTTGTTGTTCAGGTCGTGGCCGGATTTGATACCACGGAACTCACCAATCAGGCTGTTGCCCAGCTGGTAAAGATCTCCGATGGCATCAAGCAGCTTGTGCTTCACAAATTCGTCGTCATAGCGCAGGCCGTCCTCGTTGAGGATTTTGTAGTCATCCACAACGATGGCGTTATCAACGCTACCGCCAAGCGCAAGGTTCATGGCCCGCAGCTTCTCGATATCCCGCATGAACCCGAAGGTCCGCGCACGGCTCACTTCCTTTACAAAGGAGGTGCTCGAGAAATCCACAGTCGCGGTCTGGGCGCGCCCTTTGAACACCGGGTGATCAAAGTCGATACCGAAACTCACCTTGAAGCCTTCGAAAGGCAGCAGGGTCGCTTTCTTGTCGCCCTCTTCAACCGTTACCTCACGCTTGATGCGAATGAAGCGCTTGGCCGCGTCCTGCTCGGCAATGCCGGCAGACTGCAGAAGAAACACGAACGGACCGGCAGAGCCGTCCATGATCGGTACTTCCGCCGCGCTCAGTTCGACGAAGCAGTTATCAATGCCGAGACCAGCCATGGCAGACAGCAGGTGCTCTACCGTCGCCACACGGACACCGTGTTTTACCAGCGTCGTGGAGAGCATGGTCTCACCCACATTCTCCGCACAGGCACGAATCTCAACCACGGGGTCCAGATCGGTGCGGCGGAAAACAATTCCCGAGTCCACCGGGGCCGGCTTGAGTGTCAGGTACACCTTTTCACCTGAGTGCAAACCAACTCCGGTGGCACGGATGGTGTTCTTGAGGGTCCGTTGTCTGATCATCGGTACATAATTCCGTCACAAAATGGCGATATTCTGGGCAAAAATCTGCCCGGAGGATACCAGAAAGCAAGACTGAATACCATTTAACCAACCTATCGTTGCCATTTGTTCATCCACAACGATATCGGGCAGTCAATACTCACACTGGCCGGCCTACAGGGTCCGTTGTTCGAACCCGATGCGTAACCGGATCACAAGTGAGTCAGGGTATCAGTCAGCCTGACGACGGAGGAATGCGGGAATATCGAGATAATCGACACCCTGCTCCTCGCTGTCCTTGCTCTGGTCGATCGCGACGTTGCCGTGAGACACCGCGCGGCGACGCAGAACCGCCGGACGATCCAACTGGTTGTAATCGGTCTTGCCATCCAGGGTACGAGTGTTATCCACCACCTTGGTCGGCTTCTCGCGATCACCACCCAGGCCGGTTGCCACAACGGTCACCTTCAGTTCGTCGGTCATCTCCGGATCGATCACGGTACCGACCACGACGGTGGCGGAGTCAGAGGCAAATTCGCGCACAATATCGCCAACCTCGGAGAATTCGCCCAGGTTGAGGTCCATACCGGCGGTGATGTTGACCAGGATGCCTTTCGCGCCCTGCAGGTTGATGTCTTCCAGCAGCGGACTGCGAACCGCAGCTTCGGCCGCTTCCCGGGCACGGTTTTCGCCAGTGGCACGAGCGGTACCCATCATCGCCATGCCCATCTCGGACATCACCGTCTTCACGTCGGCGAAGTCGACGTTGATCATGCCGTTGCGGGTAATCAGATCGGCAATACCCTGCACCGCGCCCAGCAGCACGTCGTTGGCGGCGGCAAAGGCATCCAGCAGGCTGGTTTTCTTGCCCATGACCGCCAGCAGTTTTTCGTTGGGGATGGTGATCAGGGAGTCGACGCTTTCCTCCAGCTCCTTGAGGCCGGATTCGGCGACACTCATGCGCTTGCCACCCTCGAACATGAATGGCTTGGTGACCACGGCCACCGTGAGGATACCCAGTTCACGGGCCACTTCCGCCACGATCGGTGCCGCGCCTGTGCCGGTGCCACCACCCATGCCGGCGGTGATAAACACCATATCGGCGCCTTTGAGCGCCTCGGCAATGCGATCACGGTCTTCGAGCGCGGACTGGCGCCCCACCTCCGGGTTGGCACCAGCACCCAGCCCCTTGGTGATGTTGCCACCAAGCTGGATGATCTGGCGGGCGTCCAGGTCGGTCAGGGCCTGGGCATCAGTATTGGCGCAGATGAATTCAACACCTTCGATGTCGCTGTTGAGCATATGACGCACGGCGTTGCCGCCGCCTCCGCCAACACCGACGACTTTAATGACAGCGTTTTGCTGGACATTATCGACGAGTTCAAACATTTCCCCTACTCCTTCGTGCTGTTTTCAGCCTTTTCCAGACTGTTTGTTCGAGATAGTGTTTTCGAGATACCTTCGTGTACTGCCTCCCGGGTTACCGTCAGAAATGACCGGTAAACCAGGCTTTCATGCGCTCAAACAGCGAGGGTGCATCTTCACCCTTGAGCACAGGTGCCCGCCCAAGATCCATCTGGCGGAAACCATGAATCAACAGCCCGACGCCGGTGGCGTAGATGGGGTTGTTGACCACTTCCGTCATCCCGGAAACCGCCTGCGGACAGGCCAGCCGTACCGGCATGTGGAAGATCTCCTCGGCCAGTTCAACCACCCCTTCCATGGTGGAGGAACCGCCGGTAATCACGATGCCTGCCGGGATCAGGTCTTCAAACCCGGAGCGGCGCAGTTCGGACTGAACGAGGGTGAACAGCTCCTCATATCGGGGCTCCACCACCTCGGCCAGAGCCTGCCGCGACAGATCCCTGGGGGCACGATCGCCTACGCTCGGCACCTTGATGGTCTCGTCGGCGCCGGCCAGCTGGGTGAGCGCGCAGGCATACTTGATCTTGATTTCTTCGGCATTCTGCGTGGGCGTGCGCAGGGCCATAGCTATGTCATTGGTGACCTGGTCGCCAGCAATCGGGATCACGGCGGTGTGACGGATAGCGCCACCGGTAAACACCGCGATGTCGGTGGTACCGCCACCAATGTCCACCACGCAAACCCCCAGCTCCTTCTCATCTTCTGTCAGGATGGCGTGGCTGGAGGCCAGCTGCTCAAGGATGATGTCGTCTACCTCAAGGCCGCACCGTTTCACGCACTTCTCGATGTTCTGGGCGGCGTTCACCGCGCAGGTCACCAGATGCACTTTCGCCTCCAGACGGACGCCGGACATGCCCATGGGTTCCTTGATGCCCTCCTGGCTGTCGATCACGAACTCCTGGGGCAGGATGTGCAGGATCTTCTGGTCGGCCGGAATGGCTACCGCCTGGGCAGCGTCGATCACCCGGTCGATATCCGCCTGGGTCACTTCCCGGTCGCGGATAGCGACGATCCCGTGGGAGTTAAGGCTCTTGATGTGGCTTCCCGCAATCCCCGCGTATACCGAGTGAATGCGACACCCTGCCATCAACTCCGCCTCTTCCACGGCACGCTGGATCGCCTGGACCGTGGTTTCGATATTGACCACCACCCCACGCTTCAGGCCCCGGGACGGGTGGGAACCGATACCCACCACCTCGATGGTGCCGTCCATCTTGCGCTTACCGACGATCGCGACCACCTTCGAGGTTCCGATATCGAGGCCGACAATCATGTTTTCCGTTTCAACCGATGACATGTGTTTCACCAAACCGTAGGTCTGAACAAACCGTTGCTAGGATTTCGGGCCGGAAGCTTCCGCTTCGGCCTTCCACTGGACCGCTACCCCGTTGGTGTAGCGGGCATCCACCCGACTGACTTCATTGGATCGTGCCGCCAGCCGGTTTTCATAAACCGTCATGAACCGTTCAAAGCGCTGCTCTACCTGATCACGGCCAAGAACCACCTCAATGCCATTGGCCAGCTGCAGCGTCCAGGCGCCCCGGTGCTCCAGCGCCAGGCCGGAGAAACCAAGCCCGCGGGCCACCAGTCGATCGCTCATGGTTCGTGCCATGGCGATCACATCGCGCACCCTCTCGTCCGGCCCGGCCAGTCGCGGCAGCGGTCCGGCCACCTCCGGGTTGGGAGGTGCAAACAGCTGTCCGGTACGGCTGACCAGGCGACCGTCGGTCCAGTAGGCCAGCGGTTTTTTCTCCCGGATGTCGATCACCAGCCGATCCGGCCACACCCGGCGAACCGCTGCGGATTCTACCCAGGGCCGGCGCTCAAGGCTGGCCTTGATCTCGGACAGATCGGTGGCGAAGTAGCTCTTGCCGATCCAGTTACCGGCCGCTCTTTCGATCGCCACCCGGCTGTCGCCCACGAAGTCCCCTTTCACATCCACCGCAAGGATCTGCTGGTCCATGGCGGTGAGAACCTTGCCGGTCCCCCAGGGCACCAGTCCGGCCAGCAGAACAATCACCGCGCCCAGCCCCACCTGGAGCCAGGGCACCGCGGCCAGTACGCCTCGCAACAGGCCAAACCGGTCCCGCTCAGGCTCCAGGGAGGTGGCTCCCCGACGCCGGGGCGGCTCGGGCGGGGTCGCCCGGCTCCGGATCAGCACTGTTTCAAACATCGCTGCCCTCCAGCGTGTCCTTGAGTATCCGCACCACCAGCTCCTCGAAAGAGATGCCGGCGGCCCTGGCCGCCATGGGCACCAGGCTGTGATCGGTCATACCCGGTACCGTATTCACCTCCAGCAACCAGAACTGTCCGTCGCCGTCCTGCATAACATCAACACGACCCCAGGTGCGACAGCCCACCACCCGAAACGCTTCCAGCGCCAGGTGCTGGAGGCGGACTTCGTCCTCCGGCGCCAGGCCACAGGGAATGCGGTACCGGGTGTCGTCGGCCAGGTACTTGGCCTCGTAGTCATAGAACACGTGCTCGGTGCTGGCACTCAGCCCGATGGCCGGCAGGGCCTGATCCTGCAGCAGGCTGACGGTAAACTCTGGCCCTTCAACCCATTCCTCTACCAGCACCATGCTGTCCAGGGCAGCCGCCGCCTCGTAGGCATCGACCAGCTCCGCTGCGGTGTGCACCTTGCGGATTCCGATGCTGGATCCCTCCCGGGACGGCTTCACACTGAGCGGTGCCTTCAACTCCTTCAGGATCTGTTCAGCCTGCCCGACACCGGACATGGTCCGGAATTTCGGCGTCGGCAAGCCGCAACCCTCGAACACGTATTTGGTTCTGAGCTTGTCCATGGCCAGAGCGGAGGCCATCATTTCACTTCCGGTGTAGGGAATCCCCGCCTGAGACAGGATCGCCTGCAGCGTACCGTCTTCCCCTCCGCGCCCGTGAAGGGCGATAAAGACCCGGTCAAACTCGGGGTTGTCGACGGTTCGCAGCAGACACCCCTGAACGTCAACGGCAAAGGCGTCAACTCCTGCGGACACCAGAGCCGCCAGTACCGCCTTGCCACTTTTCAGGGAAACTTCCCGCTCTGCCGAATCTCCGCCCATGAACACAGCCACGCGACCGAAGGCACGGACCAGCTCGGGATCGGCCTGATAGGCCTGGGGTTCGGGATGATGCATATCACTCACTGGCCATCACTCCTGCGGCCGCCAGACGGGCCGCTACGCCACCAATGTCACCGGCGCCCTGGGTAATCAGCAGGTCGCCATCCTGCAGCACGTTGGCCAGCAGGGATTCAATTTCACGGTTGTCCTCGACAAATACCGGTTCCACCTGACCCCGCTGGCGAATACTGCGACACAGGGCCCGACCGTCGGCGCCCGGGATGACTGGCTCGCCGGCGGAATAGACATCCATAAGCAACAGACCGTCCACTTCCGACAGCACCCGGACAAAATCCTCATACAGGTCACGGGTTCGGGTGTAACGATGGGGCTGATACAGCATCACCAGACGCCGATCCGGCCAGGCGTCATGAGCCGCACGAATGACAGCCTCAACCTCTGTGGGATGGTGCCCGTAGTCGTCCACCAGGGTGACCGTCCCCCGCGGCGTCTTGTAATCGCCGTAGACCTGGAATCGGCGGCCGACACCGGCAAACCCGGCGAGGCCCCGACAGATGGCGTCGTCTTCCACGCCTTCATCGGTAGCGACGGCAATGGCCGCAAGGGCATTGAGGACGTTGTGTCGGCCCGGCATCTTGAGCTCGACAGCCAGATCACTGCGGCCACCCGGGCGCTTGACAACAAAATGCGTCCGCAGGCCGTCGGAAGAAATGTTCTCCGCCCGGTAGTCGGCGTCGGGATTGTCGATGCCATAGGTGATGATGGCCCTGGAGATCCTGGGGATGATCTCCTGTACATAGCCGTCATCCACGCACATCACCGCAACGCCGTAGAACGGCAGATTGTGCAGAAAATCCACGAAGGTCTGCTTGAGCTTCTCCACATCACCGCCGTAGGTGTCCATGTGGTCCGCTTCGATGTTGGTAACCACCGAGATCACCGGCGTCAGGTGCAGGAACGAGGCGTCACTCTCATCGGCCTCGGCCACCAGATAGCGGGAACCGCCCAGTTGGGCATTGGTACCGGCACTGTTGAGCTTGCCGCCGATCACGAACGTCGGATCCAGGCCTGCTTCGCCGAGGATAGAGGCGATCAGGCTGGTGGTGGTGGTTTTGCCGTGCGTGCCGGCCACGGCAATGCCGTGCCGATAACGCATGATCTCCGCCAGCATCTCGGCCCTCGGCACGATGGGCACGCGACGGCTCCGGGCCGAAGCCACCTCAGGATTGTCGGCGCCGACGGCGGAGGACACTACCACCACATCGGCACTGGCACTGTTCTCTTCCCGATGGCCGATCTGGACGTCCACGCCCATGGCCTTGAGGCGGTCGGTGACCGCGCCTTCCTTCAGGTCCGAGCCCGATACGTCGTAGCCCTGGTTCTTAAGGACCTCGGCAATACCACTCATGCCCGCACCGCCAATGCCAACAAAGTGAATGTGGCGGATCCGGCGCATTTCGGGCACCTGGTAGACCAGGGGCGGATTGGTTACATCAGCCATGAGCGGCCTCCAGACAATAATTTACGACTCTCTCCGTGGCGTCCGGGCGCGCCAGGGCACGAGCTGCCTTTGCCATATCCACCACCCGGTTACGGTCCCGGGCCAGGTCGCCCAGGGTTTCCGCCAGCACCGCCGGAGTCATTTTGGATTGAGGAATCAGGATGGCCGCCTTCGCCGCCACCATGTGTTCGCCATTGCGGGTCTGGTGATCGTCCACCGCATGGGGAAAGGGCACCAGAACCGCACCGATACCCACCGCACAGAGCTCTGACACGGTCAGCGCGCCAGATCTGCACAGCACCAGATCGGCCCATTGATAGGCTTCGGCCATGTCCTTGATAAACGGCTCTACACTGGCCTCGACGCCATGGCGTTCGTAGGCGGCCCTTGCCGCATCGGCATGACGCTCACCACACTGGTGACGAACCAGCGGGCGTTCCTGTTCCGGCAGCAGAGCAAGCGCCTCCGGCAACTGTTCATTGAACGCCTGCGCCCCCAGGCTGCCGCCAATCACCAGCAATTTCAGGGGGCCGGAACGCCCGGCAAGGCGTTCTCCCGGCCCTGGCAGCGCGGCCAGATCCTCACGCACCGGATTACCGGTACAGCGGGTGACTACCTTGGCGCCAAAACTACCCGGAAACGCTTCCAGTACGGTATGGGCGAATCGAACCAG
The sequence above is drawn from the Marinobacter gudaonensis genome and encodes:
- a CDS encoding D-alanine--D-alanine ligase; its protein translation is MHHPEPQAYQADPELVRAFGRVAVFMGGDSAEREVSLKSGKAVLAALVSAGVDAFAVDVQGCLLRTVDNPEFDRVFIALHGRGGEDGTLQAILSQAGIPYTGSEMMASALAMDKLRTKYVFEGCGLPTPKFRTMSGVGQAEQILKELKAPLSVKPSREGSSIGIRKVHTAAELVDAYEAAAALDSMVLVEEWVEGPEFTVSLLQDQALPAIGLSASTEHVFYDYEAKYLADDTRYRIPCGLAPEDEVRLQHLALEAFRVVGCRTWGRVDVMQDGDGQFWLLEVNTVPGMTDHSLVPMAARAAGISFEELVVRILKDTLEGSDV
- the ftsZ gene encoding cell division protein FtsZ, yielding MFELVDNVQQNAVIKVVGVGGGGGNAVRHMLNSDIEGVEFICANTDAQALTDLDARQIIQLGGNITKGLGAGANPEVGRQSALEDRDRIAEALKGADMVFITAGMGGGTGTGAAPIVAEVARELGILTVAVVTKPFMFEGGKRMSVAESGLKELEESVDSLITIPNEKLLAVMGKKTSLLDAFAAANDVLLGAVQGIADLITRNGMINVDFADVKTVMSEMGMAMMGTARATGENRAREAAEAAVRSPLLEDINLQGAKGILVNITAGMDLNLGEFSEVGDIVREFASDSATVVVGTVIDPEMTDELKVTVVATGLGGDREKPTKVVDNTRTLDGKTDYNQLDRPAVLRRRAVSHGNVAIDQSKDSEEQGVDYLDIPAFLRRQAD
- a CDS encoding cell division protein FtsQ/DivIB produces the protein MFETVLIRSRATPPEPPRRRGATSLEPERDRFGLLRGVLAAVPWLQVGLGAVIVLLAGLVPWGTGKVLTAMDQQILAVDVKGDFVGDSRVAIERAAGNWIGKSYFATDLSEIKASLERRPWVESAAVRRVWPDRLVIDIREKKPLAYWTDGRLVSRTGQLFAPPNPEVAGPLPRLAGPDERVRDVIAMARTMSDRLVARGLGFSGLALEHRGAWTLQLANGIEVVLGRDQVEQRFERFMTVYENRLAARSNEVSRVDARYTNGVAVQWKAEAEASGPKS
- the murC gene encoding UDP-N-acetylmuramate--L-alanine ligase; protein product: MADVTNPPLVYQVPEMRRIRHIHFVGIGGAGMSGIAEVLKNQGYDVSGSDLKEGAVTDRLKAMGVDVQIGHREENSASADVVVVSSAVGADNPEVASARSRRVPIVPRAEMLAEIMRYRHGIAVAGTHGKTTTTSLIASILGEAGLDPTFVIGGKLNSAGTNAQLGGSRYLVAEADESDASFLHLTPVISVVTNIEADHMDTYGGDVEKLKQTFVDFLHNLPFYGVAVMCVDDGYVQEIIPRISRAIITYGIDNPDADYRAENISSDGLRTHFVVKRPGGRSDLAVELKMPGRHNVLNALAAIAVATDEGVEDDAICRGLAGFAGVGRRFQVYGDYKTPRGTVTLVDDYGHHPTEVEAVIRAAHDAWPDRRLVMLYQPHRYTRTRDLYEDFVRVLSEVDGLLLMDVYSAGEPVIPGADGRALCRSIRQRGQVEPVFVEDNREIESLLANVLQDGDLLITQGAGDIGGVAARLAAAGVMASE
- the ftsA gene encoding cell division protein FtsA, whose translation is MSSVETENMIVGLDIGTSKVVAIVGKRKMDGTIEVVGIGSHPSRGLKRGVVVNIETTVQAIQRAVEEAELMAGCRIHSVYAGIAGSHIKSLNSHGIVAIRDREVTQADIDRVIDAAQAVAIPADQKILHILPQEFVIDSQEGIKEPMGMSGVRLEAKVHLVTCAVNAAQNIEKCVKRCGLEVDDIILEQLASSHAILTEDEKELGVCVVDIGGGTTDIAVFTGGAIRHTAVIPIAGDQVTNDIAMALRTPTQNAEEIKIKYACALTQLAGADETIKVPSVGDRAPRDLSRQALAEVVEPRYEELFTLVQSELRRSGFEDLIPAGIVITGGSSTMEGVVELAEEIFHMPVRLACPQAVSGMTEVVNNPIYATGVGLLIHGFRQMDLGRAPVLKGEDAPSLFERMKAWFTGHF